One stretch of Paenibacillus sp. AN1007 DNA includes these proteins:
- a CDS encoding alpha-glucosidase/alpha-galactosidase, producing the protein MNKITFLGAGSTVFVKNVLGDVMMTEALQDFELALFDIDAERLGDSERLLTSLAQSLGSRCSVKTYHDRKEALRGAKYVINAIQVGGYDPCTITDFEIPKKYGLRQTIADTLGIGGIFRNLRTIPVMLDFAKDMQEVCPDAWFLNYTNPMAVLTNVMNVHGGIKTVGLCHSVQVCVPHLFDALGIDQTGVIAKIAGINHMAWLLEVTKDGQDLYPEIKRLARQKQQETHDDMVRYELMHRFGYYVTESSEHNAEYHPYFIKRNYPELIERFNIPLDEYPRRCVNQIAEWKEMREKLFASENIQHTRSREYASHIMEAMETDRPYKIGGNVMNNGLITNLPREACVEVPCLVDGSGISPTYIGDLPPQLAALNRTNINTQLLTIEAAMTGKKEHIYHAAMLDPHTAAELSMDDIVSMCDDLIEAHGDWLPKFS; encoded by the coding sequence ATGAATAAAATTACGTTTCTTGGTGCGGGCAGCACCGTTTTTGTTAAAAATGTATTAGGTGATGTCATGATGACGGAGGCTCTGCAGGATTTTGAACTGGCCTTGTTTGATATTGATGCCGAGCGTCTCGGCGACTCCGAGCGCTTGTTAACCAGCTTGGCCCAATCGCTGGGCAGCCGCTGTTCCGTGAAGACATATCATGACCGCAAGGAAGCGCTGCGCGGAGCCAAATATGTAATTAATGCAATTCAAGTCGGCGGATATGACCCGTGTACGATCACCGATTTTGAAATTCCGAAGAAATACGGCCTGCGTCAAACGATTGCCGATACCCTCGGCATTGGCGGCATCTTCCGCAACCTGCGCACCATCCCGGTGATGCTGGACTTCGCCAAGGATATGCAGGAAGTATGCCCGGATGCCTGGTTCCTGAACTATACGAATCCGATGGCTGTGCTTACTAATGTTATGAACGTGCATGGCGGGATCAAAACGGTAGGACTGTGCCACAGTGTGCAGGTCTGCGTACCCCATCTCTTCGATGCGCTGGGGATCGATCAGACAGGTGTTATCGCCAAGATTGCTGGTATTAACCATATGGCATGGCTGCTGGAGGTTACAAAAGATGGACAGGATCTCTATCCTGAGATCAAACGACTTGCGAGACAAAAGCAGCAGGAAACCCATGACGATATGGTACGTTATGAACTGATGCACCGTTTTGGTTACTACGTAACCGAGTCCTCCGAGCATAACGCGGAGTATCACCCGTATTTTATCAAACGTAACTACCCTGAACTGATCGAACGCTTCAACATTCCGCTGGATGAGTATCCGCGCCGCTGTGTAAACCAGATTGCAGAGTGGAAGGAGATGCGGGAGAAGCTGTTCGCAAGCGAAAATATTCAGCATACCCGCAGCCGCGAATATGCTTCACATATTATGGAAGCCATGGAGACAGATCGACCGTACAAGATCGGCGGAAATGTCATGAATAACGGACTCATCACTAATCTGCCGCGTGAAGCATGTGTCGAAGTTCCTTGTCTGGTTGATGGTTCCGGTATCAGCCCAACATACATTGGCGACCTGCCGCCGCAGCTGGCAGCACTGAACCGCACCAACATCAACACGCAACTGCTCACCATTGAAGCCGCAATGACGGGTAAAAAAGAGCATATCTACCATGCAGCTATGCTTGATCCACACACGGCAGCTGAACTTTCCATGGACGACATCGTGTCCATGTGCGACGATTTGATTGAAGCCCACGGCGACTGGCTGCCCAAATTCTCATAA
- a CDS encoding response regulator, translating into MNDASGARILVIDDEPQIRKLLKVTLQAHQYEHYECADGEDGIMQASIMHPDLIILDLGLPGMSGMDVLHRIREWSQVPIIVLTAKDQEADKIAALDGGADDYVTKPFGMGELVARIRVALRHVAKTTDEPVLRFGSLVIDLALRQVELDGEQVKLTPTEYEMLKVLASNAGKIITQRQLLQQVWGAQHHESDSHYLRIYVGHLRKKLKEDPTRPIYIQTEPGIGYRFLLPAE; encoded by the coding sequence ATGAACGACGCATCAGGAGCTCGTATTCTGGTGATTGACGATGAGCCGCAGATTCGCAAACTGTTAAAAGTGACTCTTCAGGCTCACCAGTATGAGCATTACGAGTGTGCTGATGGGGAGGACGGAATTATGCAGGCAAGCATCATGCATCCTGATTTGATCATACTCGATCTCGGTTTACCAGGAATGTCCGGCATGGACGTACTTCACCGGATAAGGGAATGGTCACAGGTGCCGATCATTGTGCTTACAGCGAAGGATCAGGAAGCGGATAAAATTGCTGCACTGGATGGTGGCGCAGATGATTATGTGACCAAGCCGTTTGGCATGGGTGAACTGGTGGCCCGAATCCGGGTGGCGCTGCGGCATGTGGCCAAAACAACCGATGAACCGGTTCTGCGCTTCGGTTCATTGGTAATTGATTTGGCTCTCAGACAGGTTGAACTGGACGGGGAGCAGGTCAAGTTAACGCCGACGGAATATGAGATGCTGAAGGTGCTTGCCTCCAATGCGGGTAAAATTATTACCCAGCGTCAGCTTCTGCAGCAGGTATGGGGTGCACAGCATCATGAATCAGACAGTCACTATCTGCGGATTTATGTGGGCCATTTGCGTAAAAAGTTAAAAGAAGACCCCACCCGCCCAATCTATATCCAGACAGAACCAGGCATCGGATATCGCTTTCTGCTGCCTGCGGAGTAG
- a CDS encoding ATP-binding protein produces the protein MSEHMKKGRHKKSKQEPFRWRRSPAYIWVTLGIILLTVVLHATRMSGDLVNAALVYLFPILISAVYCGMGPAVYAAALSIVMFDFFFVPPYLSFTVEDLQYLISFAVYLAVAVMTASLAGRLRHQLERVKSREAAANALYDLSRQITAITDLDTLLDNMTRQISLMIGSPAAIYLPDQQGEIKLGMNYASDQDTERSVWGTRPSELAIADWVFKHGQTAGRGSPKLGESSGLYVPLRIEDRIHGVLAVDMTAGETEKQQEQHLLLDACGSLAAGAIARMKLAEEARLSQITAESERIRTALLDSVSHELRTPLTAIIGSAAGLIENDHLFTAEDRKELTGNIRDGALRMNRLVTNLLGMVRLESGMLQLNRKWCDVGDMISIVLMKVREFSLHHEIAVQLPEEPVFYYGDEVLLEQVLVNIVSNAVKYSPNESRVTIQVKKERNQASLTFIVDDQGIGIPEPERARIFDKFYRSPSTQHITGTGLGLAICKGIVEVHGGTIQAEANPDGGTRIRIELPEGTEELPCSCSGQGEVGE, from the coding sequence TTGTCGGAGCATATGAAAAAGGGCAGGCATAAGAAAAGTAAACAGGAGCCGTTCCGCTGGAGAAGGTCCCCTGCTTATATATGGGTTACACTTGGCATCATTCTGTTAACTGTCGTACTTCATGCCACCCGCATGAGTGGTGACTTGGTGAATGCTGCCTTGGTTTATTTGTTTCCCATTCTGATCAGTGCTGTATATTGTGGAATGGGACCTGCTGTGTATGCGGCAGCGCTCAGTATTGTTATGTTTGATTTCTTTTTCGTTCCACCTTACCTCAGTTTTACTGTGGAAGATTTGCAGTATCTGATCTCGTTCGCAGTATATCTGGCAGTTGCTGTTATGACGGCCAGTCTTGCAGGTCGGCTGCGGCATCAGCTGGAGAGGGTTAAATCACGGGAAGCAGCAGCGAATGCCTTGTATGATCTGAGCCGCCAGATCACTGCGATTACGGATCTGGATACCCTGCTGGATAACATGACTCGCCAGATATCCCTGATGATAGGGAGTCCAGCGGCTATTTATCTGCCGGATCAGCAGGGTGAAATAAAGCTTGGGATGAACTATGCATCTGATCAAGATACAGAGAGAAGTGTCTGGGGAACCCGTCCCTCGGAGCTGGCTATCGCGGATTGGGTGTTTAAACACGGACAGACTGCGGGCAGAGGATCACCCAAACTCGGGGAATCCTCCGGCCTGTACGTTCCGCTTCGGATAGAGGATCGCATTCACGGTGTACTTGCCGTAGACATGACCGCTGGAGAGACGGAGAAACAGCAGGAGCAGCATCTGCTGCTGGATGCCTGCGGAAGCCTTGCGGCAGGTGCCATCGCTCGGATGAAGCTGGCTGAGGAGGCTCGCCTTTCCCAGATTACCGCCGAATCCGAGCGTATCCGAACTGCACTGCTGGATTCCGTCTCCCACGAACTGCGCACACCTTTAACCGCTATTATCGGCTCGGCTGCCGGACTTATTGAGAATGACCACCTTTTTACAGCAGAGGACCGAAAAGAATTGACTGGCAACATCCGCGATGGCGCACTGCGTATGAATCGTCTGGTGACCAACCTGCTGGGGATGGTACGGCTGGAGAGCGGCATGCTGCAGTTGAATCGCAAATGGTGTGACGTAGGGGATATGATCAGCATTGTACTGATGAAGGTGAGGGAATTCAGCCTTCATCATGAGATTGCGGTGCAGCTGCCGGAGGAACCTGTATTTTATTACGGAGATGAAGTGCTCTTGGAACAGGTGCTTGTAAACATCGTCAGCAACGCGGTTAAGTATTCACCCAATGAGAGCAGGGTTACTATTCAGGTTAAGAAGGAAAGAAATCAAGCTTCCCTGACCTTCATCGTAGATGACCAGGGGATCGGCATTCCGGAGCCGGAGCGCGCTCGCATTTTCGATAAGTTTTATCGTTCTCCATCCACGCAGCATATTACGGGAACCGGATTGGGGCTTGCCATCTGCAAAGGTATCGTGGAAGTTCACGGAGGTACAATTCAAGCTGAGGCAAATCCGGATGGGGGAACGAGAATACGTATAGAACTGCCTGAGGGAACAGAAGAATTGCCGTGTTCCTGTTCAGGGCAAGGAGAGGTTGGAGAATAG